In a genomic window of Mycolicibacillus parakoreensis:
- a CDS encoding M16 family metallopeptidase translates to MPPPPTADSDAASGGIRRSTLNGLRVVTEHLPGVRSASVGVWVGVGSRDEGTTVAGAAHFLEHLLFKATPSRTAADIAVTMDAVGGDLNAFTGKEHTCYHAHVLDTDLALAVEVVADVVLNGRCATEDVELERDVVLEEIAMRDDDPEDALGDLFAGALFGDHPIGRPVIGTTASVSAMTRAQLHSFHRRRYTPERMVVAVAGNVDHAEVVALVRRHFGARLTRGRRPVGPRKGTGRVPGRPGTVVSHRDGEQTHLALGVRAPGRHWPHRCALSVLNTALGGGLSSRLFQQVRESRGLAYSVYSAAETFADSSALTVYAACQPERFGQVSAVIADIVDQVVTDGLTDAECATAKGALRGGLVLGLEDSGSRMHRLGRHELNYGRHRGLASTLRQLDRVSVAEVNAVARRLLGQRYAVAVLGPHRSARSLPAPLRRLAG, encoded by the coding sequence ATGCCGCCGCCGCCGACAGCTGACAGCGACGCGGCCAGCGGCGGGATCCGTCGCAGCACCCTCAACGGGTTACGGGTGGTCACCGAGCACCTGCCGGGAGTGCGGTCGGCCTCGGTCGGGGTGTGGGTCGGCGTCGGCTCGCGCGACGAGGGCACCACTGTGGCCGGGGCCGCGCACTTCTTGGAACACCTTCTGTTCAAGGCGACCCCGAGCCGCACCGCCGCCGACATCGCGGTGACGATGGACGCCGTGGGCGGGGACCTCAACGCGTTCACCGGCAAGGAGCACACCTGCTACCACGCCCACGTGCTCGACACCGACCTGGCGCTGGCAGTGGAGGTGGTCGCCGATGTCGTGCTCAACGGCCGCTGCGCCACCGAGGACGTGGAACTCGAGCGTGACGTGGTGCTCGAGGAGATCGCGATGCGCGACGACGATCCCGAGGACGCGCTGGGGGACCTGTTCGCCGGCGCGTTGTTCGGCGATCACCCGATCGGACGACCGGTCATCGGCACCACCGCCTCGGTGTCGGCGATGACCCGCGCGCAGCTGCACTCGTTTCACCGGCGCCGCTACACCCCGGAGCGCATGGTCGTGGCGGTCGCCGGCAACGTCGACCACGCCGAGGTGGTGGCCCTGGTGCGCCGGCACTTCGGGGCGCGGCTGACCCGGGGGCGCCGCCCGGTCGGCCCCCGTAAGGGCACCGGCCGGGTGCCGGGGCGCCCGGGCACCGTGGTGTCGCACCGGGACGGCGAACAGACCCATCTGGCGCTGGGGGTGCGCGCACCGGGGCGGCACTGGCCGCACCGATGCGCCCTGTCGGTGCTCAACACCGCCCTCGGCGGCGGGCTGAGTTCGCGGCTGTTCCAACAGGTTCGCGAATCCCGCGGGCTGGCCTACTCGGTGTACTCGGCGGCGGAGACGTTCGCCGACAGCTCCGCGCTGACCGTCTACGCCGCCTGCCAGCCGGAACGGTTCGGCCAGGTCAGCGCCGTCATCGCCGACATCGTCGACCAGGTCGTCACCGACGGGCTCACCGACGCCGAATGCGCCACCGCCAAGGGGGCGCTGCGCGGCGGGCTGGTGCTGGGCCTGGAGGACTCCGGCTCGCGCATGCACCGGCTGGGCCGCCACGAGCTCAACTACGGACGGCACCGGGGGCTGGCCTCGACCCTGCGCCAACTCGACCGGGTCTCGGTGGCCGAGGTCAACGCCGTGGCCCGCCGGCTTTTGGGGCAGCGCTACGCGGTGGCGGTCCTCGGCCCGCACCGGTCGGCGCGCTCCCTGCCGGCGCCGTTGCGCCGGCTCGCCGGCTGA